A single Paenibacillus sp. FSL R5-0517 DNA region contains:
- a CDS encoding YjhG/YagF family D-xylonate dehydratase → MHEQITSIMGEKASNCFDIIAHAPGAAGRLPLTDDLLRNAPSGDLFGMSQNVGMGWKPGELNGKQFLILSTQGGIRNEDGSPTALGYHTGHWEVGLLMKAAAEELSSRGGVPFAGYVSDPCDGRSQGTTGMFDSLPYRNDAAMVFRRLIRSLPTRKGVLGVATCDKGLPAMMLALAGMPQLPGVIVPGGVTLPPTDGEDAGKIQTIGARYVSGELSLEMASDLGCRACATPGGGCQFLGTAATAQVVAEAMGMTVPHAALAPSGQPVWIEMARQSSRALIHMESQGMRMADIVTDASIRNAMTVHAAFGGSTNLLLHIPAIAHAAGLTVPTVQDWIQVNKNVPRLVSALPNGPIFYPTIRVFQAGGVPEVMLHLRQLGLLDESVPTVTGTSLGQVLDWWESSERRHLMRKQLKEQDGIDPDSVIMSVEHAQQLGISSTVTFPTGNIAPEGSVIKSTSIDPAVLDENGVYRHRGRAKVFTTEREAIRAIKTGGISAGDVVVLLGRGPSGTGMEETYQLTSALKHLSFGKYVSLITDARFSGVSTGACIGHVGPEALAGGPIGKLRNGDLIDIVVDRNTLEGSINFIGEGEIEVSPEEGALILAQRTFHPDMRPDEALPDDTKLWAALQSVSGGTWRGNVYDVERIVTALEAGKKALGWY, encoded by the coding sequence ATGCACGAACAGATTACGTCGATTATGGGGGAGAAGGCATCCAACTGCTTCGATATCATAGCACATGCTCCAGGGGCTGCCGGACGGCTGCCATTAACGGATGATTTACTGCGAAATGCTCCAAGTGGCGACTTGTTCGGCATGTCCCAGAATGTTGGAATGGGATGGAAACCTGGGGAATTGAACGGAAAACAATTTCTGATCTTAAGTACACAAGGCGGCATTCGCAACGAGGATGGTAGTCCCACAGCCCTCGGTTACCATACGGGTCACTGGGAGGTCGGTCTACTGATGAAAGCTGCCGCAGAAGAACTGTCAAGCCGGGGAGGAGTCCCGTTTGCCGGCTATGTCAGTGATCCGTGTGACGGCAGATCACAGGGAACGACCGGCATGTTCGACTCGCTTCCTTACCGGAACGATGCTGCCATGGTATTTCGCAGACTGATTCGCTCGCTGCCGACACGTAAAGGGGTGCTGGGTGTCGCTACTTGTGACAAAGGTCTTCCGGCAATGATGCTCGCGCTTGCCGGTATGCCTCAATTGCCTGGTGTAATTGTTCCCGGTGGCGTCACGCTTCCACCTACCGATGGAGAGGACGCCGGTAAAATTCAGACCATCGGTGCACGATACGTCAGCGGGGAACTTTCGCTCGAAATGGCGTCGGATTTAGGATGCCGCGCGTGCGCTACGCCGGGAGGAGGCTGCCAGTTTCTAGGTACCGCCGCAACAGCCCAGGTCGTAGCAGAGGCCATGGGTATGACAGTACCACATGCCGCGCTTGCACCTTCCGGGCAGCCCGTCTGGATTGAAATGGCGCGCCAATCGTCACGCGCACTCATCCATATGGAGTCTCAGGGAATGAGGATGGCAGACATCGTCACGGATGCATCCATTCGCAATGCCATGACCGTGCACGCTGCGTTTGGCGGATCGACCAATCTGCTTCTTCACATACCAGCGATAGCCCATGCGGCTGGTTTAACCGTGCCTACGGTACAGGATTGGATACAAGTCAACAAGAATGTTCCAAGACTGGTTAGTGCCCTGCCTAACGGTCCGATCTTTTACCCGACCATTCGCGTCTTTCAGGCCGGAGGTGTACCAGAGGTTATGCTTCACCTCAGACAGCTTGGTCTGTTGGATGAGTCTGTACCAACGGTTACAGGTACGTCATTGGGGCAGGTGCTGGATTGGTGGGAATCGTCGGAACGCCGTCATCTCATGCGGAAGCAGTTGAAAGAGCAGGACGGCATCGATCCGGACAGTGTCATCATGAGTGTAGAACACGCCCAACAGCTTGGCATCTCTTCGACCGTAACATTTCCAACCGGAAACATCGCTCCGGAAGGTTCTGTCATCAAATCCACCTCTATTGATCCTGCTGTGCTGGATGAGAATGGCGTGTACCGTCATCGTGGCAGAGCCAAGGTATTTACCACCGAACGCGAGGCGATCCGTGCGATTAAGACCGGAGGTATATCGGCTGGGGATGTGGTCGTGCTGCTCGGACGAGGTCCATCCGGAACCGGAATGGAGGAGACGTACCAGCTAACCTCTGCGCTTAAGCATTTGTCTTTTGGCAAATACGTGTCACTGATTACGGATGCCCGGTTCTCCGGTGTTTCCACCGGTGCGTGTATTGGTCATGTTGGCCCCGAAGCGCTGGCAGGCGGACCAATTGGCAAGCTGCGGAACGGAGACCTGATTGACATCGTGGTGGATCGGAACACGCTGGAGGGCAGCATTAACTTTATCGGAGAAGGAGAGATTGAGGTTTCGCCGGAAGAAGGTGCTCTCATCCTGGCACAAAGGACCTTCCATCCGGATATGCGGCCTGATGAAGCTTTGCCGGACGATACAAAGCTCTGGGCTGCGCTGCAATCTGTCAGCGGCGGAACATGGAGAGGCAATGTATACGATGTAGAGCGAATTGTAACTGCTCTGGAAGCCGGCAAAAAAGCGCTGGGCTGGTACTGA
- a CDS encoding glycoside hydrolase family 43 protein — protein MNSIKKMITNPILPGFHPDPSICRAGEDYYIATSTFEWFPGVRIHHSRDLVHWRPIASPLTRATQLNMEGNINSGGVWAPCLSYDNGVFYLIYTDVKSRVGAFKDTLNYLVTATDIEGPWSEPIYLNSSGFDPSLFHDEDGRKWLVNMMWDHRKGKNRFAGIVLQEYSVGEQKLVGPAKNIFEGTALGLTEAPHLYKHKDYYYLITAEGGTGYEHAVTVARSRTLQGPYEVDPANPILTSYGRTDLALQKAGHGSLVETHTGEWYMAHLVGRPVHQKYCILGRETALQPCTWSEDGWLRLASGNRYPEVQVIAPKITAHPFEPLAEMDHFDQSELRNDWNTLRIPPDPTWLSLSERPGYLRLHGMESMSSTHRQSMIARRLQTFECEAETALEFAPDNPQQMAGLILYYDTKDYLYLRVTYHEEKGLCLGIIQSKYGVYDELLEDIPLESVNTLRLKVVVDHDRARFYYALNKDSSWNHVGEWVDITHLCDESPEYIRFTGTYIGLCVQDLGGTRKHADFDYFVYRETKHEVNALSHIDSADGVSGELSRN, from the coding sequence ATGAACAGTATCAAGAAAATGATCACCAATCCCATCCTCCCCGGATTTCATCCAGATCCGTCCATATGCCGGGCGGGAGAAGATTATTATATCGCCACGTCCACCTTCGAATGGTTCCCCGGTGTTCGCATACACCATTCGCGAGATCTGGTTCATTGGCGACCAATCGCTTCACCGCTGACTCGTGCAACGCAGTTGAACATGGAGGGCAACATTAACTCCGGAGGTGTATGGGCGCCATGTCTCAGTTATGACAACGGCGTGTTTTACCTGATCTACACCGATGTCAAAAGCCGGGTAGGCGCTTTTAAAGACACTCTCAATTACCTTGTGACAGCAACCGATATTGAAGGGCCTTGGTCCGAACCGATATATCTCAACAGTAGCGGTTTTGATCCTTCCCTGTTTCATGATGAGGACGGACGGAAGTGGCTGGTCAATATGATGTGGGATCACCGCAAGGGCAAAAACCGGTTTGCAGGCATCGTTCTGCAGGAGTACTCGGTTGGGGAGCAAAAGCTGGTCGGGCCAGCCAAGAACATTTTTGAAGGAACCGCTTTAGGATTAACCGAAGCACCTCATCTGTATAAACACAAGGACTATTATTATCTCATTACGGCTGAAGGGGGAACCGGTTATGAGCATGCGGTTACAGTAGCACGTTCCCGTACACTACAAGGCCCTTACGAGGTTGATCCAGCCAATCCGATCCTTACTTCATATGGCAGAACGGATTTGGCTCTGCAGAAGGCAGGCCACGGCAGTCTTGTTGAAACACATACCGGCGAATGGTACATGGCTCATCTGGTTGGACGACCCGTTCATCAAAAATATTGCATTCTTGGACGTGAGACCGCACTTCAGCCGTGTACGTGGAGCGAGGACGGCTGGCTGAGGCTTGCGAGCGGTAACCGGTATCCCGAGGTCCAGGTCATTGCACCGAAGATTACGGCACATCCGTTTGAACCGTTAGCTGAAATGGATCATTTTGATCAATCCGAGCTTCGGAATGACTGGAATACTCTTCGCATTCCACCCGACCCGACTTGGCTCAGCTTGTCGGAACGTCCCGGTTACTTGCGCTTGCACGGTATGGAGTCGATGAGTTCAACGCATAGGCAAAGCATGATCGCGCGAAGATTGCAAACGTTTGAGTGTGAAGCCGAAACAGCTCTGGAATTTGCGCCGGACAATCCACAGCAGATGGCAGGATTGATTTTGTACTACGATACCAAGGACTATCTCTATTTACGTGTAACTTATCATGAAGAGAAGGGGCTGTGCTTGGGAATAATTCAGTCCAAGTACGGGGTGTATGACGAACTGTTAGAGGATATTCCGCTAGAGTCGGTGAATACGCTTCGCTTAAAAGTAGTGGTTGATCATGATCGCGCCCGCTTTTACTATGCGTTAAACAAGGATTCATCCTGGAATCATGTAGGCGAGTGGGTTGATATCACACATCTGTGCGATGAATCTCCGGAGTATATTCGGTTTACGGGAACCTACATCGGACTTTGTGTGCAGGATCTCGGTGGAACTCGAAAACATGCCGATTTTGATTACTTTGTGTATAGAGAAACAAAGCATGAAGTGAATGCATTAAGCCATATAGATTCAGCGGATGGTGTGTCTGGAGAGTTATCAAGAAATTAG